The following proteins are co-located in the Pyxidicoccus trucidator genome:
- a CDS encoding NAD(P)-binding protein yields MATSSAKLKLPSGPSRHVYDVIVLGSQLGGALAAAILAKRNHRVLLVEHDGMGPGYEHGGYVLPYAPFVAPPLKTMPTVEEALTELGLAGSVQRSLRPHAPELQLLLPRNRLDLHADPARRKAEATRELGEEGEALLGALAGASAQHETTDAFIKAAPPLPPDGFFEGWGLKKVIKANPGLEATPRLAGDSAALKLVRGMLPFVTHLENPESPLALTRALSQVLSSPSCFNGGREGLRELLTRRVTELGGDVLGRDSPSGFIVEELTFDGSKFAGMKLLRSDTVYRAACLVAATDAGALRRLVTDKKHNRGLLEHLDQSAPKSLLFTVNWVVPESALPRGLGELALVETGDQELGPLLVQVHLARSAPGPSGKEGKEVEGLRVVCVGAFVPASYRDLGEEHLQGVANRIDEHLDALMPFTAQHRLLRSAPYLDAGGVRGSRLMPHPLYSFESEAFLGVTGLSQRTPAKNILLAGREVLPGLGLEGEMIAGIRAARMVQDMLKKKDPLKG; encoded by the coding sequence ATGGCGACGTCCTCAGCCAAACTCAAGCTTCCTTCGGGCCCGTCCCGGCACGTCTATGACGTCATCGTGCTCGGCAGTCAGCTGGGCGGTGCGCTCGCGGCCGCGATTCTCGCCAAGCGCAACCACCGCGTCCTCCTGGTCGAGCATGACGGCATGGGCCCCGGCTACGAGCACGGCGGCTACGTGCTCCCCTATGCCCCCTTCGTGGCGCCTCCGCTGAAGACCATGCCCACGGTGGAGGAGGCCCTCACGGAGCTGGGCCTCGCCGGCAGCGTGCAGCGCTCGCTGCGGCCCCACGCCCCGGAGCTGCAGCTGTTGCTGCCCCGGAACCGCCTGGACCTGCACGCCGACCCCGCCCGCCGCAAGGCCGAGGCCACGCGCGAGCTGGGCGAGGAGGGCGAGGCGCTCCTCGGGGCCCTGGCCGGCGCCTCCGCGCAGCACGAGACGACCGACGCCTTCATCAAGGCCGCCCCACCCCTGCCCCCGGACGGCTTCTTCGAGGGTTGGGGCCTGAAGAAGGTCATCAAGGCCAACCCCGGCCTGGAGGCCACGCCCCGGCTCGCCGGGGACTCCGCCGCGCTGAAGCTGGTGCGCGGCATGCTGCCCTTCGTCACCCACCTGGAGAACCCCGAGTCTCCGCTGGCCCTCACGCGGGCCCTGTCCCAGGTGCTCTCGTCCCCCTCCTGCTTCAACGGCGGGCGCGAGGGACTGCGCGAGCTGCTCACCCGGCGCGTGACGGAGCTGGGCGGAGACGTGCTCGGCCGCGACAGCCCCTCCGGCTTCATCGTCGAGGAGCTCACCTTCGACGGCAGCAAGTTCGCGGGCATGAAGCTGCTGCGCTCGGACACCGTGTACCGGGCAGCGTGCCTCGTGGCGGCCACGGATGCCGGTGCGCTGCGGCGGCTGGTGACGGACAAAAAGCACAACCGCGGCCTGCTGGAGCACCTGGACCAGTCCGCCCCGAAGTCCCTCCTCTTCACCGTGAACTGGGTGGTGCCGGAGTCGGCCCTGCCGCGCGGCCTGGGCGAGCTGGCCCTGGTGGAGACCGGGGACCAGGAGCTGGGCCCGCTGCTGGTGCAGGTCCACCTGGCGCGCTCCGCCCCGGGCCCCAGCGGCAAGGAGGGCAAGGAGGTGGAGGGCCTGCGCGTGGTGTGCGTCGGCGCCTTCGTCCCGGCCTCCTACCGCGACCTGGGCGAGGAGCACCTCCAGGGCGTGGCCAACCGCATCGACGAGCACCTGGACGCGCTGATGCCCTTCACCGCGCAGCACCGGCTGCTTCGCTCGGCGCCCTACCTGGACGCCGGAGGAGTGCGCGGCAGCCGGCTGATGCCCCATCCGCTCTATAGCTTCGAGTCGGAAGCCTTCCTGGGCGTCACGGGTTTGAGCCAGCGTACGCCCGCGAAGAACATCCTCCTCGCCGGCCGTGAAGTGCTGCCGGGACTGGGGCTGGAGGGCGAGATGATCGCCGGCATCCGGGCCGCGCGGATGGTTCAGGACATGTTGAAGAAGAAGGATCCGCTCAAGGGCTGA
- the rpmB gene encoding 50S ribosomal protein L28: MAWKCDICGKRPLVGNNVSHANNKTKKRTLPNLQKVRASVEGSTQRVLACTRCIKAGKVTKAA; this comes from the coding sequence ATGGCGTGGAAGTGCGACATCTGTGGGAAGCGTCCGCTGGTGGGTAACAACGTCAGCCACGCGAACAACAAGACCAAGAAGCGGACCCTCCCGAACCTCCAGAAGGTCCGGGCGAGCGTCGAGGGCAGCACCCAGCGCGTGCTGGCGTGCACCCGCTGCATCAAGGCGGGCAAGGTGACGAAGGCCGCCTGA
- the murQ gene encoding N-acetylmuramic acid 6-phosphate etherase — translation MGTSRASPPVLPPTERLHPRADDLDLLSIRSVVRRLHDEDLAAVRAVRASLPAVAEAARAVADALRSGGRLLYVGAGTSGRLGVLDASECPPTFGVPPSRVRAAIAGGRPALTRAVEGAEDDVDAGAAAVRTFRAGPKDVVCGISASASTPYVLGALGEAKRRGARTVLVCCNPPGPKVDADTVVLARTGPELVAGSTRLKAGTATKLILNAVTTAAFVSLGKVYRGRMVDVRPANAKLRTRAARMVAELTELPARQASKLLEAAGGEVKLALAMHFTGLDAKEARKRLLAKGLRALSPTGRRGAKPRSRRTTR, via the coding sequence GTGGGCACGTCTCGCGCTTCACCGCCGGTACTGCCCCCCACCGAGCGGCTTCACCCCCGTGCGGACGACCTGGATCTGCTTTCCATCAGGTCGGTCGTCCGTCGGTTGCATGACGAAGACCTGGCTGCCGTCCGTGCGGTCCGTGCCTCGCTTCCCGCTGTCGCGGAGGCGGCCCGGGCCGTGGCGGACGCCTTGCGTTCGGGCGGTCGCCTCCTCTACGTCGGGGCTGGCACCAGCGGACGGCTCGGCGTGCTGGACGCGAGCGAGTGCCCTCCCACCTTCGGAGTCCCTCCGTCCCGGGTGCGCGCCGCCATTGCCGGTGGCCGCCCGGCGCTGACGCGCGCGGTGGAGGGCGCCGAGGACGACGTCGACGCCGGAGCCGCGGCGGTGCGCACCTTCCGGGCGGGCCCGAAGGACGTGGTGTGCGGCATCTCCGCGAGCGCCTCCACGCCGTACGTCCTGGGCGCGCTGGGCGAGGCGAAGCGGCGGGGCGCGCGCACGGTGCTGGTGTGCTGCAACCCGCCCGGCCCGAAGGTGGACGCGGACACGGTGGTGCTGGCGCGCACGGGGCCGGAGCTGGTGGCGGGCTCCACGCGCCTCAAGGCCGGCACCGCGACGAAGCTGATCCTCAACGCCGTGACGACCGCGGCCTTCGTGTCCCTGGGCAAGGTGTACCGGGGGCGCATGGTGGACGTGCGCCCGGCCAACGCGAAGCTGCGCACGCGCGCGGCGCGCATGGTGGCGGAGCTGACGGAGCTTCCCGCCAGGCAGGCCTCGAAGCTGCTGGAGGCCGCGGGCGGGGAGGTGAAGCTGGCGCTGGCCATGCACTTCACCGGGCTGGACGCGAAGGAGGCCCGGAAGCGGCTCCTGGCGAAGGGCCTGCGTGCCCTCTCGCCCACCGGCCGGAGGGGCGCGAAGCCCCGGAGCAGGCGCACGACCCGGTGA
- a CDS encoding anhydro-N-acetylmuramic acid kinase yields the protein MRLHPPLTDSRQPRLCVGLLSGTSVDAVEAALCEVTGTGDSVRLRLLSHVSVPFPRELVARVLGPQDAGSLSQLNFELAEHFADAARQAMARAGVTPEQVAAIGSHGQTMAHVPPGADGTPSTLQIGEPAVIAERTGVPVISDFRTRDMAAGGHGAPLVPYLDWAVFRSREAPRALLNIGGIGNVSVVSARLEDTLAFDTGPGNMALDGLARRVTQGRLACDMDGTLSRRGRVIPELLAELLEHPFLAQPPPRSAGRESFGEVLVERMWARHPERPYDLVATALEFTVESIAQSYETWLLPRFPRLEGMYVSGGGTRNPSLMERLQARMMPLPVYTLDTLGFPEGAKEAALFALLAAEHLVGTPANVPSATGARRRVVLGKLTP from the coding sequence ATGCGCCTGCACCCGCCCCTCACTGACTCGCGACAGCCGCGCCTGTGCGTGGGCCTGCTGTCCGGCACCAGCGTGGACGCCGTGGAGGCGGCCCTGTGCGAGGTGACGGGGACGGGCGACAGCGTGCGGCTGAGGCTGCTGTCGCATGTCTCGGTGCCCTTCCCTCGCGAGTTGGTGGCGCGCGTGCTGGGGCCCCAGGACGCGGGCTCGCTGAGCCAGCTCAACTTCGAGCTGGCCGAGCACTTCGCGGACGCCGCGCGGCAGGCCATGGCCCGCGCCGGCGTGACACCGGAGCAGGTGGCCGCCATCGGCTCGCACGGGCAGACGATGGCGCACGTGCCTCCTGGCGCGGACGGGACGCCCTCCACCCTGCAGATTGGCGAGCCCGCCGTCATCGCCGAGCGCACCGGCGTCCCCGTCATCAGCGACTTCCGCACGAGGGACATGGCCGCCGGTGGCCATGGCGCGCCGCTGGTGCCCTACCTGGACTGGGCCGTCTTCCGGAGCCGCGAGGCCCCCCGGGCCCTCCTCAACATCGGCGGCATCGGCAACGTCAGCGTCGTCAGCGCGCGGCTGGAGGACACCCTCGCCTTCGACACCGGCCCCGGCAACATGGCCCTGGATGGACTGGCGCGGCGCGTCACCCAGGGCCGGCTCGCGTGTGACATGGACGGCACGCTGTCGCGGCGGGGCCGGGTGATTCCGGAGCTGCTCGCGGAGCTGCTGGAGCACCCCTTCCTGGCGCAGCCCCCGCCCCGGAGCGCCGGACGCGAGAGCTTCGGCGAGGTGCTGGTGGAGCGGATGTGGGCGAGGCACCCGGAGCGCCCGTATGACCTGGTGGCCACGGCGCTGGAATTCACGGTGGAGAGCATCGCCCAGTCGTATGAAACGTGGCTCCTGCCGCGCTTCCCCCGGCTGGAGGGCATGTACGTCTCCGGGGGAGGAACGCGGAACCCGTCGTTGATGGAGCGACTCCAGGCCCGGATGATGCCGCTGCCGGTTTACACGTTGGACACCCTGGGTTTCCCGGAAGGTGCGAAAGAGGCAGCCCTCTTCGCGCTCCTGGCGGCCGAACATCTCGTAGGGACTCCGGCGAATGTGCCATCCGCAACTGGCGCAAGGCGTCGAGTCGTTCTAGGAAAGCTGACACCGTGA
- a CDS encoding GTP-binding protein encodes MSSVNLMAREVAAKIVFYGPGLSGKTTTLRKIYETVRPAHRGEMMSIATEGDRTLFFDFLPVKVERVGDCSVRLALYTVPGQVFYNATRKLVLQGADGVVFVADSQPEAMDANRESLANLEENLFEHGIRIDRFPLVMQWNKRDLEGVLPVDELRRELNPRGVPEFETAAANGRGVLDTLKAITRLVIKDLRTKRIVPPPRPATPAGGQQPAGLEAQLTQHLQNRQQPNPGQQQPPPAQPPGLAFGGGPAQTPVPRVAPVTMVPQPRPEVAQVTAPPAGPKLLGAASALASGDMFDHARAAEAAFMSGDYATCVTACTDAIRRALSFAGEGSLAQQAYLLRVDGADLLRFQGMATQQHIRVDDAAFALYVLMQVFVRLNAVGLPNAE; translated from the coding sequence GTGAGCAGCGTGAACCTGATGGCCCGCGAGGTGGCCGCGAAGATTGTCTTCTACGGGCCGGGCCTGTCGGGGAAGACGACCACCCTGCGGAAGATCTACGAGACAGTGCGTCCCGCGCACCGTGGCGAGATGATGTCCATCGCCACGGAGGGCGACCGGACGCTCTTCTTCGACTTCCTCCCCGTGAAGGTGGAGCGCGTGGGCGACTGCTCCGTGCGGCTCGCCCTCTACACGGTGCCCGGCCAGGTCTTCTACAACGCCACCCGCAAGCTGGTGCTCCAGGGCGCCGACGGCGTGGTGTTCGTGGCGGACTCGCAGCCGGAGGCCATGGACGCCAACCGCGAGTCCCTGGCCAACCTGGAGGAGAACCTCTTCGAGCACGGCATCCGCATCGACCGCTTCCCGCTGGTGATGCAGTGGAACAAGCGCGACCTGGAAGGCGTGCTGCCCGTGGATGAACTCCGCAGGGAGCTCAACCCCCGGGGCGTGCCCGAGTTCGAGACGGCCGCGGCCAACGGGCGCGGGGTGCTCGACACGCTGAAGGCGATTACCCGGCTGGTCATCAAGGACCTGCGCACCAAGCGGATTGTTCCGCCGCCGCGTCCCGCGACTCCGGCCGGAGGGCAGCAGCCCGCGGGCCTGGAGGCGCAGCTCACGCAGCACCTGCAGAACCGGCAGCAGCCGAACCCGGGACAGCAGCAGCCGCCTCCGGCGCAGCCGCCGGGCCTGGCTTTCGGTGGAGGCCCCGCGCAGACGCCGGTGCCTCGCGTGGCGCCGGTGACGATGGTGCCGCAGCCCCGCCCCGAGGTGGCCCAGGTCACCGCGCCGCCGGCCGGCCCGAAGCTGCTGGGCGCGGCGAGCGCGCTGGCCTCGGGGGACATGTTCGACCATGCGCGCGCCGCCGAGGCCGCGTTCATGTCGGGCGACTACGCGACGTGCGTCACCGCGTGCACGGACGCCATTCGCCGGGCCCTGTCCTTTGCGGGTGAGGGCTCACTGGCGCAGCAGGCGTACCTGCTCCGCGTGGATGGAGCGGACCTGCTCCGGTTCCAGGGCATGGCCACACAGCAGCACATCCGCGTGGATGACGCCGCGTTCGCCCTGTACGTGCTGATGCAGGTCTTCGTCCGGCTCAACGCGGTGGGGCTGCCCAACGCGGAGTAG
- a CDS encoding DUF4388 domain-containing protein, whose amino-acid sequence MALHGDLFSYPLPEFLQWLDSSRKTGTLQLSWEAGERKLFVLSGQVGATASEGLRGRVARLLTLAKLASGTKVLAAFDELARTPDVDAAFDSHGLQARWIRDLGREELFAAMTDLTIAARGTFHWTEDADRSGEDWVPSDMSIRELLFESLRWVDEQPDVDKALPIDALSVRALSPPSPSQPLMHRIILGLCATPQNLGRLRLSMGVSRSSVTRRVYELLRAKLVDVDGAPQVEADPVAEMLEKGAVLMREGQFDAAGIVCASLLASDPADRRVREFARLVQREHVAALYSELPPLVVPVMVHDPQGLAMLKPEERQVAGLVSGTWDVSTLVLASPARELETLKTLAKLQRMGLLQLTFPR is encoded by the coding sequence ATGGCCCTCCACGGCGACCTCTTCAGCTACCCGCTTCCTGAGTTCCTTCAATGGTTGGATAGCTCCCGCAAGACGGGAACGCTCCAGCTCTCCTGGGAGGCTGGCGAGCGCAAGCTCTTCGTCCTGTCCGGACAGGTGGGCGCCACGGCGTCGGAGGGGCTGCGGGGCCGGGTGGCGCGGCTGCTGACGCTGGCGAAGCTGGCCTCGGGGACGAAGGTGCTGGCGGCCTTCGACGAGCTGGCGCGCACGCCGGACGTGGACGCGGCGTTCGACTCGCATGGCCTGCAGGCGCGGTGGATTCGCGACCTGGGGCGCGAGGAGCTGTTCGCGGCGATGACGGACCTGACAATCGCCGCGCGGGGCACGTTCCACTGGACGGAGGACGCGGACCGCTCGGGCGAGGACTGGGTGCCGTCGGACATGAGCATCCGCGAGCTGCTGTTCGAGTCGCTGCGGTGGGTGGACGAGCAGCCCGACGTGGACAAGGCGCTGCCGATTGACGCGCTGAGCGTGCGCGCGCTGTCGCCGCCGAGCCCGAGCCAGCCGCTGATGCACCGAATCATCCTGGGGCTGTGCGCGACGCCGCAGAACCTGGGGCGGCTGCGGCTGTCGATGGGCGTGTCGCGCTCGTCGGTGACGCGGCGGGTGTACGAGCTGCTCCGGGCGAAGCTGGTGGACGTGGACGGGGCGCCGCAGGTGGAGGCGGACCCGGTGGCGGAGATGCTGGAGAAGGGCGCGGTGCTGATGCGCGAGGGCCAGTTCGACGCGGCGGGCATCGTCTGCGCGTCCCTGCTGGCCAGCGACCCCGCGGACCGGCGCGTGCGCGAGTTCGCCCGGCTGGTGCAGCGCGAGCACGTGGCGGCGCTCTACAGCGAGCTGCCCCCGCTGGTGGTGCCGGTGATGGTGCACGACCCGCAGGGGCTGGCGATGCTCAAGCCCGAGGAGCGGCAGGTGGCCGGCCTGGTGAGCGGAACGTGGGACGTGTCCACGCTCGTGCTGGCGAGCCCCGCGCGCGAGCTGGAGACGCTGAAGACGCTGGCGAAGCTTCAGCGGATGGGGCTGTTGCAGCTCACGTTTCCGCGCTGA
- a CDS encoding metalloenzyme has protein sequence MRVALLFIDGVGIGRKDPAVNPLAHREHLLSCFQDAPGPFLPDGGRCLPVDTTFGVAGRPQSASNQTAILTGEPAPALLGRHILGYPNAPLRGLMADRSIVKRLVAAGRTATFANAYPAPYLDAMDVPRRASTSPPEFAVTPEARRKMKPSASKLAFAAGGVPLRTLDDARAGDGLTPDITGAAARAYGLPAPVRTPEEAAHVFWHVASGADFTFFEHYLADEAGHAQDLKAALDALDTFDAFTRAVVAARPADARVLVCSDHGNVEDLSTRGHTLHPVPVLYFGPPLSPEEPFSTVADVGRAVLRWLRVV, from the coding sequence GTGCGAGTCGCGCTCCTGTTCATCGATGGCGTGGGCATTGGCCGGAAGGACCCGGCCGTGAATCCACTTGCCCACCGGGAGCACCTGCTTTCCTGCTTCCAGGACGCCCCGGGCCCCTTCCTGCCGGACGGAGGCCGCTGCCTCCCCGTGGACACCACCTTCGGTGTCGCCGGCCGGCCCCAGTCCGCTTCCAATCAGACGGCCATCCTCACCGGAGAGCCCGCCCCCGCCCTCCTGGGCCGCCACATCCTCGGCTACCCCAATGCGCCCCTCCGGGGGCTGATGGCGGACCGCTCCATCGTCAAGCGGCTGGTCGCCGCCGGCCGCACCGCCACCTTCGCCAACGCCTACCCCGCCCCGTACCTGGACGCGATGGACGTGCCCCGCCGCGCCAGCACCTCCCCTCCCGAGTTCGCCGTCACTCCCGAGGCCCGCCGAAAGATGAAGCCCTCGGCCTCCAAGCTCGCCTTCGCCGCCGGCGGTGTCCCCTTGCGGACGTTGGATGACGCGCGCGCCGGAGACGGCCTCACCCCCGACATCACCGGCGCCGCCGCCCGCGCCTACGGCCTGCCCGCCCCGGTACGCACCCCCGAGGAGGCCGCCCACGTCTTCTGGCACGTGGCCTCCGGCGCGGACTTCACCTTCTTCGAGCACTACCTCGCCGACGAGGCCGGCCACGCTCAAGACTTGAAGGCCGCCCTGGACGCGCTGGACACCTTCGACGCCTTCACCCGCGCCGTGGTGGCGGCCCGCCCGGCGGACGCCCGGGTGCTCGTGTGTAGTGACCACGGCAATGTGGAGGACCTGTCCACGCGCGGGCACACCCTGCACCCCGTGCCCGTGCTCTACTTCGGGCCACCCCTGTCGCCGGAGGAGCCCTTCTCCACCGTGGCCGACGTGGGGCGCGCGGTGCTGCGCTGGCTCAGGGTGGTGTGA
- a CDS encoding ATP-binding protein, producing the protein MVEQHGVRQEPAGEWADSRTLLERLQRSEESLERLCAPATPGVEADTHAALRQEVTALRQMRGELEKLFKRSALISDTAHRLLNLPPDEMESGIRAALALLGEHVHAQRCYVGLLSDDGDQVTDAYEWCAPGTEPFGLESYRGRSTAGFDWTLKQFKAGQTVTVTDPSMLPPEAVAERDSLDARRVRAYVNTPLSLGGRLVGWMGFDAVSLSRGWTPEELQLLGMTGSALVTALERKRRDTLLLHEKEQEQRARSLGILAAGLAHEINNPLAYTTGNLEYLKQRLPCPSSAEGLADECHQVLDEALEGAVRIRRIVADLGAFSLKDTGGEEPVDLKAVLESTLRMTANQLRHRAQVVRDFDVKTPRVRGTPTRLGQVALNLVLNAVQAIPEGRYSEHRITLSVRATDHGAVLTVSDTGRGIPPEVLPRIFDPFFTTRRVGGGMGMGLAICRDIVTTLGGSIAVRSEPGQGTTVEVCLPRAEDVVPQPPAPAQASPSSGRRVLAVDDEPRVLDLLRRLLRGHELVTAANGREALERLRVDRAFDLILCDLMMPELTGVDVYEAVRESWPGLQERIVFVTGGAFTPDTQRFLQQVGNPTLTKPFEPAHVRDLVAAASARLRN; encoded by the coding sequence ATGGTCGAGCAGCACGGCGTACGACAGGAGCCGGCCGGCGAGTGGGCGGACTCACGGACGCTGCTGGAGCGCCTCCAGCGGTCCGAGGAGAGCCTGGAGCGCCTCTGCGCACCGGCGACGCCTGGCGTCGAGGCCGACACCCACGCCGCGTTGCGCCAGGAGGTCACCGCGCTGCGGCAGATGCGCGGTGAGCTGGAGAAGCTGTTCAAGCGGAGCGCGCTCATCTCCGACACGGCGCACCGGCTGCTCAACCTGCCTCCGGACGAGATGGAGTCCGGCATCCGCGCCGCGCTCGCCCTGCTGGGCGAGCACGTGCACGCGCAGCGCTGCTACGTGGGCCTGCTGTCCGACGACGGCGACCAGGTGACGGACGCGTACGAGTGGTGTGCGCCGGGGACGGAGCCCTTCGGGCTGGAGTCCTACCGCGGCCGCTCCACCGCCGGCTTCGACTGGACGCTGAAGCAGTTCAAGGCGGGCCAGACGGTGACTGTCACGGACCCGTCCATGCTGCCGCCCGAGGCCGTCGCGGAGCGCGACTCCCTGGATGCGCGGCGCGTGCGCGCCTACGTCAACACGCCCCTGTCGCTCGGGGGCCGGCTCGTCGGGTGGATGGGCTTCGACGCGGTGAGCCTGTCCCGCGGCTGGACGCCGGAAGAGCTGCAACTGCTGGGGATGACGGGCAGCGCGCTCGTGACGGCGCTGGAGCGCAAGCGGCGTGACACGCTGCTCCTCCACGAAAAGGAGCAGGAGCAGCGCGCGCGCTCGCTGGGCATCCTCGCCGCGGGGCTGGCGCATGAAATCAACAACCCCCTCGCCTACACGACGGGCAACCTGGAGTACCTGAAGCAGCGGCTGCCCTGCCCCTCCTCGGCGGAGGGCCTCGCGGACGAGTGCCACCAGGTGCTGGACGAGGCGCTGGAGGGCGCGGTGCGCATCCGGCGCATCGTCGCGGACCTCGGGGCCTTCTCGCTCAAGGACACCGGCGGCGAAGAGCCGGTGGACCTCAAGGCCGTCCTCGAGAGCACCCTGCGCATGACCGCCAATCAGCTCCGCCACCGCGCGCAGGTGGTGCGGGACTTCGACGTGAAGACCCCCCGGGTGAGGGGCACCCCGACGCGGCTGGGACAGGTGGCACTCAACCTCGTGCTCAACGCCGTGCAGGCCATCCCCGAAGGGCGCTACTCCGAGCACCGCATCACCCTCTCCGTGCGCGCCACGGACCACGGGGCGGTGCTCACCGTCTCCGACACCGGCCGCGGCATCCCCCCGGAGGTGCTGCCCCGCATCTTCGACCCGTTCTTCACCACGCGCCGCGTGGGCGGAGGCATGGGCATGGGGCTGGCCATCTGCCGCGACATCGTCACCACGCTGGGTGGGAGCATCGCCGTGCGCAGCGAGCCGGGCCAGGGCACCACGGTGGAGGTGTGCCTGCCCCGCGCCGAGGACGTCGTCCCCCAGCCTCCCGCCCCGGCCCAGGCGTCGCCGTCGAGTGGCCGCCGCGTGCTGGCGGTGGATGACGAGCCCCGGGTGCTGGACCTGCTGCGGCGGCTGCTGCGCGGGCACGAGCTGGTCACCGCCGCCAACGGCCGCGAGGCCCTGGAGCGGCTGCGCGTCGACCGGGCCTTCGACCTCATCCTCTGTGACTTGATGATGCCGGAGCTGACCGGCGTGGACGTGTACGAAGCCGTGCGCGAGTCCTGGCCGGGGCTGCAGGAGCGCATCGTCTTCGTCACCGGCGGCGCCTTCACCCCGGACACGCAGCGCTTCCTCCAGCAGGTGGGCAACCCGACGCTCACCAAGCCCTTCGAGCCCGCTCACGTCCGCGACCTGGTGGCCGCCGCCAGCGCGCGGCTGCGCAACTGA
- a CDS encoding OmpA family protein, with the protein MMRPVLLLPLLALAVASGANAQAPSARASLELAHEDRLGAEGDWELRSVEYWLDGTPLAAESVGVSVSLPTGVRQLDVRVVYEGRSQVFSYVDGYRFVMRGRVTLDARPRDTVRITSTASAREGVTVEWQRRPSFLLQGQPQAAVVGIEYGPVEDTPLARAAASRAVDEVLAEARRQVPASAARMEVTASCALEPVFFGFFDTRLSPEAEAVLRRSAECLLQQPALRVRLAGHADTSGPESINTSLGQGRAQSVAAYLVALGVASARLVLQTEGDARPPCNEHTPECFARSRRVELVTEAAGP; encoded by the coding sequence ATGATGCGTCCCGTCCTGCTCCTCCCGCTGCTCGCGCTCGCCGTGGCCTCCGGCGCCAACGCCCAGGCCCCGTCTGCCCGGGCCTCGCTGGAGCTGGCCCATGAGGACCGGCTCGGAGCGGAAGGGGACTGGGAGCTGCGCTCGGTGGAGTACTGGCTGGACGGCACGCCGCTGGCGGCGGAGTCGGTCGGCGTTAGCGTGTCTCTCCCCACGGGCGTGCGCCAACTGGACGTGCGCGTGGTGTACGAGGGGCGCTCGCAGGTGTTCTCGTACGTGGACGGCTACCGCTTCGTGATGCGGGGCCGCGTCACGCTGGACGCGCGCCCGAGGGACACGGTGCGAATCACCTCCACGGCTTCCGCGCGCGAGGGCGTCACGGTGGAGTGGCAGCGGCGCCCCAGCTTCCTGCTCCAGGGCCAGCCTCAGGCGGCCGTGGTGGGCATCGAATACGGGCCCGTGGAGGACACGCCGCTGGCGCGGGCCGCCGCCTCGCGCGCCGTGGACGAGGTGCTCGCCGAGGCCCGTCGCCAGGTGCCCGCCTCCGCCGCCCGGATGGAGGTCACCGCCTCGTGCGCGCTGGAGCCCGTCTTCTTCGGCTTCTTCGACACGCGCCTGAGTCCCGAGGCGGAGGCGGTGCTGCGCCGCTCCGCGGAGTGCCTGCTCCAGCAGCCTGCCTTGCGCGTGCGCCTGGCCGGCCACGCGGATACGAGCGGGCCCGAGTCCATCAACACGTCCCTGGGCCAGGGGCGCGCGCAGTCGGTGGCCGCGTACCTCGTGGCGCTCGGAGTGGCGAGCGCGCGGCTGGTGCTGCAGACGGAAGGCGACGCGCGGCCACCGTGCAACGAGCACACGCCCGAGTGCTTCGCGCGCAGCCGCCGCGTGGAGCTGGTCACCGAGGCCGCGGGCCCCTGA